The Streptomyces aurantiacus genome includes a region encoding these proteins:
- a CDS encoding alpha-1,4-glucan--maltose-1-phosphate maltosyltransferase yields the protein MPAMHHQPSQPPTTGTTPPPAPGEKADRPQPPKARTARTADPSGAADPAGAADPSGAADPAKPPKPAKSPKSPKSAKPPAARATPAAPASFVPASAPVIGRIPVLDVRPLVAGGRRPAKAVVGESFEISATVFREGHDAVAANVVLRDSEGRTGPWTPLRELAPGTDRWGATVSVPEPGNWTYTVEAWGDPVSTWRHHAQIKIPAGMDTELVLEEGALLYERAAAGVPKSKGRRDAVLAAADALRDTARPAAARLAAALTPGVDHVLARHPLREPVSSSDPLPLLVERERALYGSWYEFFPRSEGALVEPGKPPVSGTFRTAARRLPAIAAMGFDVVYLPPVHPIGTTFRKGPDNTLNPGPYDVGVPWAIGSPEGGHDAVHPDLGTIDDFDEFVRRAAELDLEIALDFALQCSPDHPWVEKHPEWFHHRPDGTIAYAENPPKKYQDIYPIAFDKDMPGLIKETLRVLRFWMSHGVRIFRVDNPHTKPVIFWEQVIADINRTDPDVIFLAEAFTRPAMMHTLGAIGFQQSYTYFTWRNTREELTEYLTELSGEAAAYMRPNFFVNTPDILHEFLQHGGRAAFELRAVLAATLSPTWGVYSGFELCENVPVREGSEEYLHSEKYQLRPRDWESAEQEGRSIAPLIAELNAIRRRSPALRQLRDLHFHETDKEAVLAYSKSVTDARGSNTVLVVVNLDPHHTQEATISLDMPRLGLDWHESVPVRDELTGEIYHWGRTNYVRLTPGQRPAHVTTVLRPSSPPTGGSPT from the coding sequence ATGCCCGCCATGCACCACCAGCCGTCACAACCCCCGACGACCGGCACCACCCCACCCCCCGCCCCGGGGGAGAAAGCCGACCGGCCACAGCCGCCGAAGGCCAGGACCGCCAGGACGGCGGACCCGTCCGGGGCGGCGGACCCGGCCGGGGCGGCGGACCCGTCCGGGGCGGCGGACCCGGCCAAGCCGCCGAAGCCCGCGAAGTCGCCGAAGTCTCCGAAGTCGGCCAAACCGCCGGCCGCGCGCGCCACCCCCGCCGCGCCCGCCTCCTTCGTCCCGGCGAGCGCCCCCGTGATCGGCCGCATCCCCGTCCTGGACGTGCGCCCCCTCGTCGCGGGCGGCCGCCGTCCCGCGAAGGCCGTGGTGGGAGAGTCCTTCGAGATCTCCGCGACGGTGTTCCGCGAGGGGCACGACGCGGTCGCCGCGAACGTCGTCCTGCGCGACTCCGAGGGCCGCACCGGCCCCTGGACACCCCTGCGCGAACTCGCCCCCGGCACGGACCGCTGGGGCGCCACCGTCTCCGTACCGGAGCCGGGGAACTGGACCTACACCGTGGAGGCCTGGGGCGACCCGGTCAGCACCTGGCGCCATCACGCCCAGATCAAGATCCCGGCGGGCATGGACACCGAACTCGTCCTGGAGGAGGGCGCGTTGCTGTACGAGCGCGCCGCGGCCGGAGTGCCGAAGAGCAAGGGGCGCCGGGACGCGGTCCTGGCCGCCGCGGACGCCCTGCGCGACACCGCCCGACCCGCCGCGGCCCGCCTGGCCGCCGCGCTCACTCCCGGCGTGGACCACGTCCTCGCGCGCCATCCCCTGCGCGAGCCGGTCTCGTCGTCCGACCCGCTCCCCCTGCTGGTGGAGCGGGAGCGGGCGCTGTACGGCTCCTGGTACGAGTTCTTCCCGCGGTCGGAGGGCGCGCTGGTCGAGCCGGGCAAGCCGCCGGTCAGCGGCACGTTCCGGACCGCGGCGCGACGGCTGCCGGCCATCGCCGCGATGGGCTTCGACGTGGTGTACCTGCCGCCGGTCCACCCCATCGGCACGACCTTCCGCAAGGGACCGGACAACACGCTGAACCCGGGCCCGTACGACGTCGGGGTTCCGTGGGCGATCGGTTCGCCGGAGGGCGGGCACGACGCCGTCCATCCCGATCTCGGCACGATCGACGACTTCGACGAATTCGTCCGCCGGGCCGCCGAGCTGGACCTGGAGATCGCTCTCGACTTCGCGCTCCAGTGCTCACCGGACCACCCGTGGGTGGAGAAACACCCGGAGTGGTTCCACCACCGCCCCGACGGGACGATCGCGTACGCGGAGAACCCGCCGAAGAAGTACCAGGACATCTATCCGATCGCCTTCGACAAGGACATGCCGGGCCTGATCAAGGAGACGCTTCGCGTCCTTCGGTTCTGGATGAGTCACGGCGTACGGATCTTCCGCGTCGACAACCCGCATACGAAACCGGTCATCTTCTGGGAGCAGGTGATCGCGGACATCAACCGTACCGATCCCGATGTGATCTTCCTGGCCGAGGCCTTCACCCGCCCGGCGATGATGCACACGCTCGGTGCGATCGGATTCCAGCAGTCGTACACGTACTTCACCTGGCGCAACACCAGGGAGGAGCTGACCGAGTACCTCACCGAACTCTCCGGTGAGGCGGCCGCCTATATGCGGCCCAACTTCTTCGTCAACACCCCCGACATCCTGCACGAATTCCTCCAGCACGGCGGCCGGGCGGCCTTCGAGCTGCGCGCGGTGCTGGCGGCGACGCTCTCACCGACCTGGGGTGTCTACAGCGGATTCGAGCTGTGCGAGAACGTTCCGGTGCGCGAGGGGAGCGAAGAATACCTGCACTCCGAGAAATACCAACTACGTCCGCGGGACTGGGAGTCGGCGGAACAGGAGGGTCGTAGCATCGCCCCCCTGATCGCCGAACTCAACGCGATCAGGCGTCGCAGCCCCGCCCTTCGGCAACTGCGCGACCTGCATTTCCACGAGACGGACAAGGAGGCGGTCCTCGCGTATTCGAAGTCCGTCACGGACGCACGTGGATCGAACACGGTTCTGGTGGTCGTGAACCTCGACCCTCACCACACCCAGGAAGCCACCATCTCGTTGGACATGCCACGACTGGGCCTCGACTGGCACGAGTCGGTGCCGGTGCGCGACGAGCTCACCGGCGAGATCTACCACTGGGGCAGGACCAACTACGTACGCCTCACGCCCGGACAGCGGCCCGCGCACGTCACCACCGTCCTGCGACCGTCCTCACCGCCCACCGGAGGGTCACCCACATGA
- the treS gene encoding maltose alpha-D-glucosyltransferase, which yields MIVNEPVPDTFEDTPAKDRDPEWFKRAVFYEVLVRSFQDSNGDGIGDLKGLTAKLDYLQWLGVDCLWLPPFFKSPLKDGGYDVSDYTAVLPEFGDLADFVEFVDAAHQRGMRVIIDFVMNHTSDQHPWFQASRNDPQGPYGDYYMWADDDKQYPDARIIFVDTEASNWTFDPIRKQYYWHRFFSHQPDLNFENPAVQEEIVSALRFWLDLGIDGFRLDAVPYLFAEEGTDCENLPATHHVLKRVRAEIDAHYPDTVLLAEANQWPEDVVDYFGDYTTGGDECHMAFHFPVMPRIFMAVRRESRYPVSEILAKTPAIPSGCQWGIFLRNHDELTLEMVTDEERDYMYAEYAKDPRMRANIGIRRRLATLLDNDRNQIELFTALLLSLPGSPILYYGDEIGMGDNIWLGDRDAVRTPMQWTPDRNAGFSSCDPGRLFLPTIMDPVHGYQVTNVEASMSNPSSLLHWTRRMIEIRKQNPAFGLGSYTELPSSNPAVIAFLREHGDDLVLCVHNFSRFAQPTELDLQTFNGRHPVELIGGVRFPAIGDLPYLLTLAGHGFYWFRLRRDAV from the coding sequence ATGATCGTCAACGAGCCCGTCCCGGACACATTCGAAGACACCCCCGCCAAAGACCGGGACCCCGAATGGTTCAAACGCGCCGTCTTCTACGAAGTCCTCGTCCGCTCCTTCCAGGACAGCAACGGCGACGGCATCGGCGACCTCAAAGGCCTCACCGCCAAACTCGACTACCTCCAATGGCTCGGCGTCGACTGCCTCTGGCTCCCCCCCTTCTTCAAATCCCCCCTCAAAGACGGCGGCTACGACGTCTCCGACTACACCGCCGTCCTCCCCGAATTCGGCGACCTCGCCGACTTCGTCGAATTCGTCGACGCCGCCCACCAACGCGGCATGCGCGTCATCATCGACTTCGTCATGAACCACACCAGCGACCAGCACCCCTGGTTCCAAGCCTCACGCAACGACCCCCAAGGCCCCTACGGCGACTACTACATGTGGGCCGACGACGACAAGCAATACCCCGACGCCCGCATCATCTTCGTCGACACCGAAGCCTCCAACTGGACCTTCGACCCCATCCGCAAGCAGTACTACTGGCACCGCTTCTTCTCCCACCAACCCGACCTCAACTTCGAAAACCCCGCCGTCCAGGAAGAAATCGTCTCCGCCCTCCGCTTCTGGCTCGACCTCGGCATCGACGGCTTCCGCCTCGACGCCGTCCCCTACCTCTTCGCCGAAGAAGGCACCGACTGCGAAAACCTCCCCGCCACCCACCACGTCCTCAAACGCGTCCGCGCCGAAATCGACGCCCACTACCCCGACACCGTCCTCCTCGCCGAAGCCAACCAATGGCCCGAAGACGTCGTCGACTACTTCGGCGACTACACCACCGGCGGCGACGAATGCCACATGGCCTTCCACTTCCCCGTCATGCCACGCATCTTCATGGCCGTCCGCCGCGAATCCCGCTACCCCGTCTCCGAAATCCTCGCGAAAACCCCCGCCATCCCCTCCGGCTGCCAATGGGGCATCTTCCTCCGCAACCACGACGAACTCACCCTCGAAATGGTCACCGACGAAGAACGCGACTACATGTACGCCGAATACGCCAAAGACCCCCGCATGCGCGCCAACATCGGCATCCGCCGCCGCCTCGCCACCCTCCTCGACAACGACCGCAACCAGATCGAACTCTTCACCGCACTGCTGCTGTCACTGCCAGGGTCACCGATCCTCTACTACGGCGACGAAATCGGCATGGGCGACAACATCTGGCTCGGCGACCGCGACGCCGTCCGCACCCCCATGCAATGGACCCCCGACCGCAACGCAGGCTTCTCCTCCTGCGACCCCGGACGCCTCTTCCTCCCCACGATCATGGACCCCGTCCACGGCTACCAGGTCACCAACGTCGAAGCCTCCATGAGCAACCCCAGCTCACTGCTCCACTGGACCCGACGCATGATCGAAATCCGCAAACAGAACCCCGCCTTCGGCCTCGGCTCCTACACCGAACTCCCCTCCTCCAACCCCGCCGTCATCGCCTTCCTCCGCGAACACGGCGACGACCTCGTCCTGTGCGTCCACAACTTCTCCCGCTTCGCCCAGCCCACCGAACTCGACCTCCAGACCTTCAACGGCCGCCACCCCGTCGAACTCATCGGCGGCGTCCGCTTCCCCGCCATCGGCGACCTCCCCTACCTCCTCACCCTCGCAGGCCACGGCTTCTACTGGTTCCGACTGCGCAGGGACGCCGTGTAG
- a CDS encoding S8 family peptidase, which yields MAVTRTRRPRRAGGLTAVMTAGVLSALALPAHAAPEGRISGSGGAGAVSGSYIVTLAGGTRAPSEAGRAVATGYGAEISHTYGTALNGYAVRADERQARRLAADPRVVSVSRDAAVAVERRQPDPPWGLDRIDQRNLPLDGGYTWTGPAGRGVTAYVIDTGVRVTHKDFGGRARSGWDFVDDDATAQDGQGHGTHVAGTIAGTRYGVAKQARIVAVRVLDDDGAGTLSQVIAGIDWVTRHARKPAVANMSLGGLADPQLDAAVRNSIASGVAYTLAAGNDGLPASRYSPARVKEAITVGAGDKKDTRADFSNWGARLDLFAPGVDVTSTSNASDTGRSTYSGTSMASPHAAGAAALYLAGHSSATPAEVGKALVKRAETGKMSNEGPGSPDKLLQVNRP from the coding sequence ATGGCAGTGACGCGCACGCGGCGGCCGCGCCGGGCGGGAGGCCTGACGGCGGTCATGACGGCCGGCGTGCTGTCGGCTCTCGCCCTGCCCGCCCACGCCGCCCCCGAGGGGCGGATATCCGGCAGTGGCGGAGCCGGCGCGGTCAGTGGCAGCTACATCGTGACCCTCGCAGGGGGGACGAGGGCTCCGTCGGAGGCGGGCCGGGCCGTCGCCACCGGGTACGGAGCGGAAATCAGCCACACCTACGGCACCGCGCTCAACGGGTACGCGGTGCGGGCCGACGAGCGGCAGGCCAGACGTCTCGCCGCCGATCCACGGGTGGTCTCGGTCTCGCGGGACGCCGCGGTGGCCGTCGAGCGCCGGCAGCCGGATCCGCCGTGGGGGCTCGACCGCATCGACCAGCGGAACCTGCCTCTGGACGGCGGGTACACCTGGACCGGTCCTGCGGGGCGGGGCGTGACGGCGTACGTCATCGACACCGGCGTACGCGTCACGCACAAGGACTTCGGCGGCCGGGCGCGCTCCGGCTGGGACTTCGTCGACGACGACGCCACCGCCCAGGACGGCCAGGGCCACGGCACGCATGTCGCGGGCACGATCGCGGGCACGCGGTACGGCGTCGCGAAGCAGGCGCGGATCGTCGCCGTCCGCGTGCTCGACGACGACGGGGCAGGCACGCTGTCGCAGGTCATCGCGGGCATCGACTGGGTGACCCGGCACGCCAGGAAACCGGCCGTCGCCAACATGAGCCTCGGCGGTCTCGCCGACCCGCAACTGGACGCCGCCGTGCGCAACTCCATCGCGTCCGGCGTCGCCTACACGCTCGCGGCGGGCAACGACGGCCTCCCCGCGAGCCGCTACTCACCGGCCCGTGTCAAGGAGGCGATCACGGTCGGAGCGGGCGACAAGAAGGACACCAGGGCGGACTTCTCCAATTGGGGCGCGCGGCTGGACCTCTTCGCTCCGGGCGTGGACGTCACTTCCACCTCGAACGCGAGCGACACCGGGAGGTCGACCTACTCGGGTACCTCGATGGCGTCGCCTCATGCGGCGGGCGCGGCCGCGCTGTATCTTGCCGGCCATTCCTCGGCGACCCCGGCCGAGGTGGGCAAGGCTCTCGTTAAGCGGGCGGAAACCGGGAAGATGTCCAATGAGGGCCCCGGTTCACCGGACAAGCTGTTGCAGGTCAACAGACCCTAA
- a CDS encoding maltokinase N-terminal cap-like domain-containing protein has translation MSEAVTRSVHSASTSPGLLASLDPLLREWLPRQRWFAGKGRPVTGFSLVSATEVLPLDSTLGVLHLLVQAHQPLVPTQRAPAHPADCYQLLLGVRETLPPRLAPALIGRPAQGPLAGRTVYEALHDPRPADVLLEAVRERARVGELRFERDTRHEIRGDLVPRLITAEQSNSSIVYGDTFILKLLRRIVPGVNPDLELPLALSREGCDQVPAPVGWMHADLAGDPYVLGVLQPFVQGATDGWDLALRGLAKGEDFSGEARALGRATAEVHTALARALPTVTMGRGQMELLVDGMTERLEAAVQAVPTLRPYAPGLRSAFDALADLAGGGETWTAQRIHGDLHLGQCLRSPSGHWSLIDFEGEPSKPLAERRMPQPIARDVAGMLRSFDYAAHSLSQAAGSDGAGPAAGWADMCRAAYCSGYAETAGRDPRTDPVLLRAYETDKAVYEVVYEARHRPDWLPVPMAAVRRLALSEAT, from the coding sequence ATGTCGGAAGCCGTCACCCGCTCCGTGCACTCCGCTTCGACAAGCCCCGGCCTCCTTGCGTCCCTCGACCCACTGCTTCGCGAGTGGTTGCCACGGCAGCGGTGGTTCGCGGGAAAGGGCCGGCCCGTCACCGGGTTCTCCCTGGTCTCGGCGACGGAAGTGCTGCCGCTGGACTCCACGCTGGGGGTGCTCCATCTGCTCGTACAGGCGCACCAGCCGCTCGTACCCACGCAGCGTGCCCCCGCGCATCCCGCCGACTGCTACCAGCTGTTGCTCGGCGTGCGCGAGACGCTGCCACCACGGCTGGCGCCCGCGCTGATCGGCCGTCCGGCGCAGGGTCCGCTGGCCGGGCGGACCGTGTACGAGGCGCTGCACGATCCACGGCCCGCCGATGTCCTCCTGGAGGCCGTGCGGGAGCGGGCCCGCGTCGGCGAGCTGCGCTTCGAGCGGGACACGCGTCACGAGATCCGCGGTGACCTGGTGCCGCGCCTGATCACGGCCGAGCAGTCCAACTCCTCGATCGTCTACGGAGATACGTTCATCCTGAAGCTCCTGCGGCGGATCGTGCCGGGGGTCAACCCCGATCTGGAGCTGCCGCTGGCGCTGTCCCGCGAGGGCTGTGACCAGGTTCCGGCGCCCGTGGGATGGATGCACGCGGACCTGGCCGGCGACCCGTACGTACTGGGGGTCCTGCAGCCCTTCGTCCAGGGCGCCACGGACGGCTGGGACCTCGCGCTGCGCGGGCTCGCCAAGGGCGAGGACTTCAGCGGTGAGGCGCGGGCTCTCGGGCGGGCCACGGCCGAGGTGCACACGGCGCTGGCCCGGGCACTGCCCACGGTGACCATGGGACGCGGGCAGATGGAACTGCTCGTGGACGGTATGACCGAGCGGCTGGAGGCGGCCGTGCAGGCGGTGCCCACGCTGCGGCCGTACGCGCCCGGTCTGCGTTCCGCGTTCGACGCGCTCGCCGATCTGGCGGGCGGGGGCGAGACGTGGACGGCCCAGCGGATCCACGGGGACCTGCACCTCGGGCAGTGTCTGCGGTCGCCGTCCGGACACTGGTCGCTGATCGACTTCGAGGGTGAGCCCTCGAAGCCGCTCGCGGAGCGGCGCATGCCCCAGCCGATCGCGCGGGACGTGGCCGGCATGCTCCGTTCCTTCGACTACGCGGCGCACTCGCTCTCGCAGGCCGCCGGCTCCGACGGCGCGGGGCCGGCCGCAGGCTGGGCCGACATGTGCCGGGCCGCGTACTGCTCCGGTTATGCCGAGACCGCCGGCCGTGATCCGCGTACGGATCCGGTGCTGCTCCGCGCGTACGAGACCGACAAGGCGGTCTACGAAGTCGTGTACGAGGCGCGGCACCGGCCGGACTGGCTGCCCGTACCGATGGCGGCGGTCCGCCGTCTGGCTCTTTCCGAAGCGACCTGA
- a CDS encoding glycosyltransferase family 1 protein, whose product MKAIRRFTVRPVLPEALHPLSDLARNLRWSWHAETRDLFQSVDPERWAASGCDPVRLLGSVSHGRLAELAEDRDFLHRLSTAADDLNDYVTGDRWYQSQTSELPAAVAYFSPEFGITAALPQYSGGLGILAGDHLKAASDLGAPLIGVGLLYRHGYFRQSLSRDGWQQEHYPVLDPNELPLSLLREPDGTPSQVSLALPGGTALHARVWLAQVGRVPLLLLDSDVEENDLGERGVTDRLYGGGSEHRLLQEMLLGIGGVRAVRTYCRLTGHARPEVFHTNEGHAGFLGLERIHELSYEGLDFDAALEAVRAGTVFTTHTPVPAGIDRFDRELVARHFGPDAELPRIDVERVLRLGMETYPGGEPNLFNMAVMGLRLGQRANGVSLLHGHVSREMFSGLWPGFDPDEVPITSVTNGVHAPTWVAPEVFRLGARQIGVQRTQDAMTVGGSDRWDAVADIPDQDIWDLRRVLREKLVTEVRERLYASWRQRGAGTAELGWIDGVLDPDVLTIGFARRVPSYKRLTLMLRDRDRLMDLLLHPERPIQIVVAGKAHPADDGGKRLVQELVRFADDPRVRHRIVFLPDYGMAMAQKLYPGCDIWLNNPLRPLEACGTSGMKAALNGCLNLSVLDGWWDEWFQPDFGWAIPTADGAAVDDDRRDELEATALYDLLEQRVAPRFYEHGQEGLPDRWIEMVRQTLTHLGPKVLAGRMVREYVERLYTPAALAHRAMDRSSAGELAEWKARVRAAWPHVTVDHVETTAATTTAELGSTLSLRVRVGLGDLVPDDVEVQAVSGRVDLEDRITDGSAVPLKPVGGPDLEGRWLYEGPLSLDRTGSFGYTVRILPAHRLLASGAELGLVAVPSEELVEGAGVLMR is encoded by the coding sequence GTGAAGGCCATCCGCAGATTCACCGTGCGTCCCGTACTCCCCGAAGCCCTTCACCCACTCAGCGATCTGGCGCGCAATCTGCGCTGGTCCTGGCATGCCGAGACCCGTGACCTCTTCCAGTCCGTGGACCCCGAGCGCTGGGCCGCCTCCGGCTGCGACCCCGTACGCCTCCTCGGCAGCGTGTCGCACGGACGGCTGGCCGAACTCGCGGAGGACCGGGACTTCCTCCACAGGCTGTCCACGGCCGCCGACGATCTGAACGACTACGTGACGGGAGACCGCTGGTACCAGTCCCAGACGTCCGAACTCCCCGCCGCCGTCGCCTACTTCTCACCCGAGTTCGGCATCACGGCCGCGCTGCCGCAGTACTCAGGAGGCCTCGGCATCCTCGCCGGGGACCATCTCAAGGCGGCCAGCGACCTCGGCGCGCCCCTGATCGGCGTCGGACTCCTCTACCGGCACGGCTACTTCCGCCAGTCCCTGTCCCGGGACGGCTGGCAGCAGGAGCACTATCCGGTCCTGGACCCGAACGAACTGCCCCTCTCCCTGCTCCGCGAACCGGACGGCACCCCCTCCCAGGTGTCCCTGGCGCTCCCCGGCGGCACGGCCCTGCATGCACGCGTCTGGCTGGCCCAGGTCGGCCGCGTCCCGCTGCTGCTGCTCGACTCCGACGTCGAGGAGAACGACCTCGGCGAGCGCGGTGTCACCGACCGGCTGTACGGCGGCGGCAGCGAGCACCGGCTGCTCCAGGAGATGCTCCTCGGCATCGGCGGGGTGCGTGCCGTCCGTACGTACTGCCGTCTGACGGGCCACGCCCGGCCCGAGGTGTTCCACACGAACGAGGGACACGCGGGATTCCTCGGCCTGGAACGCATCCACGAACTGTCGTACGAGGGACTCGACTTCGACGCGGCACTGGAGGCGGTCAGGGCCGGGACCGTCTTCACGACCCACACCCCCGTGCCCGCCGGGATCGACCGCTTCGACCGGGAGCTGGTGGCCCGCCACTTCGGCCCCGACGCGGAACTCCCGCGCATCGACGTCGAACGCGTTCTGCGCCTGGGGATGGAGACGTACCCGGGCGGTGAGCCGAACCTCTTCAACATGGCGGTGATGGGCCTGCGCCTCGGCCAGCGGGCCAACGGGGTCTCCCTGCTGCACGGGCACGTCAGCCGGGAGATGTTCTCCGGACTCTGGCCGGGCTTCGACCCGGACGAGGTGCCGATCACCTCCGTCACGAACGGCGTGCACGCGCCCACCTGGGTGGCGCCCGAGGTGTTCCGGCTCGGTGCCCGCCAGATCGGCGTGCAGCGCACCCAGGACGCCATGACGGTCGGCGGCTCCGACCGCTGGGACGCCGTCGCCGACATTCCCGACCAGGACATCTGGGATCTGCGGCGCGTCCTGCGCGAAAAGCTGGTCACGGAGGTACGGGAGCGGCTGTACGCGTCCTGGCGGCAGCGTGGCGCGGGGACCGCCGAACTGGGCTGGATCGACGGCGTGCTGGACCCGGACGTCCTGACGATCGGCTTCGCGCGCCGCGTCCCCTCGTACAAGCGGCTGACGCTGATGCTGCGGGACAGGGACCGGCTCATGGACCTGTTGCTGCATCCCGAGCGGCCCATCCAGATCGTGGTGGCGGGCAAGGCCCATCCCGCCGACGACGGCGGAAAACGCCTGGTCCAGGAGCTGGTGCGGTTCGCCGACGACCCGCGCGTACGCCACCGCATCGTCTTCCTCCCCGACTACGGCATGGCGATGGCGCAGAAGCTGTACCCGGGCTGCGACATCTGGCTCAACAACCCGCTGCGCCCGCTGGAGGCGTGCGGGACGTCCGGGATGAAGGCGGCACTGAACGGCTGCCTCAACCTCTCGGTCCTGGACGGCTGGTGGGACGAGTGGTTCCAGCCCGACTTCGGCTGGGCGATCCCCACGGCGGACGGCGCGGCGGTCGATGACGACCGCCGCGACGAACTGGAGGCGACCGCCCTCTACGACCTCCTGGAACAGCGTGTGGCCCCGCGCTTCTACGAGCACGGCCAGGAGGGCCTGCCCGACCGCTGGATCGAGATGGTCCGCCAGACCCTGACCCACCTGGGCCCGAAGGTCCTGGCGGGCCGCATGGTCCGCGAGTACGTGGAGCGCCTCTACACGCCGGCGGCCCTCGCCCACCGCGCCATGGACCGGTCCTCCGCCGGGGAGCTGGCGGAGTGGAAGGCGCGGGTGCGGGCGGCCTGGCCGCACGTCACGGTCGACCACGTCGAGACGACGGCCGCGACCACGACGGCCGAACTCGGCTCGACACTCTCCCTGCGGGTCCGCGTGGGCCTGGGCGACCTGGTCCCGGACGACGTCGAGGTCCAGGCGGTCTCGGGCCGCGTCGACCTGGAGGACCGCATCACGGACGGGTCGGCCGTGCCGCTGAAGCCGGTGGGAGGCCCGGACCTGGAGGGCCGCTGGCTGTACGAGGGCCCCCTGTCCCTGGACCGCACCGGCTCCTTCGGCTACACGGTCCGCATCCTGCCGGCCCACCGCCTGCTGGCGTCGGGAGCGGAACTGGGGCTGGTGGCGGTGCCTTCGGAGGAACTGGTGGAGGGGGCGGGGGTTTTGATGCGGTGA